Proteins from one Fragaria vesca subsp. vesca linkage group LG6, FraVesHawaii_1.0, whole genome shotgun sequence genomic window:
- the LOC101298724 gene encoding chaperone protein dnaJ 8, chloroplastic-like: protein MAAAAAGVIGGNGSSWINSFKDKSSRKKKTVNRVMVSCVSSNVMDPYQTLRIRPGASESEVRKAFRQLALQYHPDVCRGNNCGVQFHEINEAYDIVMSNLRDETTPIQMYETYDEGEDDSMRGMNDPDYDMWEEWMGWEGAGIRDYTSHINPYI, encoded by the exons ATGGCTGCTGCTGCTGCTGGTGTTATTGGAGGAAATGGGTCTTCTTGGATTAACTCGTTTAAGGATAAGTCTTCGAGGAAAAAGAAGACTGTGAACCGGGTTATGGTTTCTTGTGTTTCTTCTAATGTGATGGATCCGTATCAGACTTTGAGGATCCGACCCGGTGCCTCTGAATCTGAGGTCCGGAAGGCTTTCAGACAGCTTGCCTTGCAG TATCATCCAGATGTGTGCAGGGGAAACAATTGTGGAGTTCAGTTTCACGAAATCAACGAGGCTTATGAT ATTGTTATGAGCAACTTGAGAGACGAAACGACTCCAATACAGATGTATGAGACATATGATGAAGGAGAGGATGATTCGATGAGAGGAATGAACGATCCAGATTACGATATGTGGGAGGAATGGATGGGATGGGAAGGAGCTGGTATTAGGGACTACAC ATCTCATATAAATCCTTACATTTAA
- the LOC101311116 gene encoding probable protein phosphatase 2C 60-like produces MCMIDWIIRLLDMGIYLSAPKTDKVSEDGENDRLRFGASSMQGWRSTMEDAHAALLDLDNSTSFFGVYDGHGGKAVANFCAKYLHLQVLKQEAYLTGDLGTSLQKAFLRMDEMMRGQRGWRELAVLGDKIDKVSGLIEGFIFTPKSAEAKRSAFNDQMDQWSSEEGPHSDFDGPTSGSTACVAIIRNNQLVVANAGDSRCVISRKGQAYPLSKDHKPDIENEKERILKAGGFIQVGRVNGSLNLARAIGDVEFKQNKHLPVEKQIVTANPDVQSVEICDDDEFLVIACDGIWDCMSSQQLVDYVREQLKHENKLSVVCERVFERCLAPSTGGEGCDNMTMILVQFKNPVNSTACIGNNPMSSDPSPEKASTGNQPLLSDPSLEKVSTGNKPLSSDPSPEKASTGNKFPSDPSPEKASTGNKPLSSDTSPEKASTGNKPLSSDPSPEKASTGNKPLSSDPSLEKTYTGNKPHSSDPSPEKDKSLGKAR; encoded by the exons ATGTGCATGATTGATTGGATTATTAGATTG CTGGATATGGGAATATATTTGAGCGCTCCGAAAACCGATAAGGTATCAGAAGATGGTGAGAATGATAGACTTCGATTCGGGGCTTCGTCTATGCAGGGGTGGCGTTCCACCATGGAAGATGCT CATGCTGCTTTGTTAGACCTCGACAATTCAACATCTTTCTTTGGTGTTTATGATGGTCATGGAG GTAAAGCTGTGGCAAATTTCTGCGCCAAGTATCTCCACTTACAAGTGCTTAAACAGGAAGCATATCTAACTGGCGATTTAGGCACTTCCTTACAGAAAGCTTTTCTCAG GATGGATGAGATGATGCGTGGACAGAGAGGATGGAGAGAACTAGCTGTATTGGGTGATAAGATAGATAAAGTTTCGGGCCTTATTGAAGGGTTCATCTTTACTCCCAAGAGTGCTGAAGCCAAGAGAAGTGCATTCAATGATCAAATGGATCAGTGGTCATCTGAGGAG GGGCCTCACTCTGATTTTGATGGACCAACCTCTGGAAGCACAGCTTGTGTCGCTATCATCCGAAACAATCAACTTGTTGTTGCCAATGCTGGTGATTCGCGTTGTGTAATATCCAGAAAGGGTCAG GCATATCCTTTGTCTAAAGATCATAAGCCTGACATTGAGAATGAGAAGGAAAGAATTCTGAAGGCTGGTGGATTTATCCAAGTTGGACGGGTCAATGGAAGTTTAAACTTGGCAAGAGCTATTG GTGATGTGGAATTCAAGCAAAACAAACACTTGCCTGTTGAAAAGCAGATTGTAACTGCCAATCCAGATGTACAAAGT GTTGAGATTTGTGATGATGATGAGTTTCTTGTCATAGCTTGTGATGGAATATG GGACTGCATGTCAAGCCAACAACTTGTGGATTATGTTCGGGAACAATTGAAGCAT GAAAATAAACTGTCGGTGGTTTGTGAGCGAGTGTTTGAAAGGTGCTTGGCGCCCTCAACAGGCGGAGAAGGATGTGACAACATGACAATGATCTTGGTTCAGTTTAAGAATCCTGTTAATTCAACTGCTTGTATTGGAAACAACCCTATGTCATCTGATCCATCACCTGAGAAGGCTTCTACTGGGAACCAGCCTCTCTTGTCTGATCCATCACTAGAGAAGGTATCTACTGGGAACAAGCCTCTCTCGTCTGATCCATCACCTGAGAAGGCTTCTACAGGGAACAAGTTTCCGTCTGATCCATCACCGGAGAAGGCTTCTACAGGGAACAAGCCTCTCTCGTCTGATACATCACCCGAGAAGGCTTCTACAGGGAACAAGCCTCTCTCGTCTGATCCATCACCCGAGAAGGCTTCCACTGGGAACAAGCCTCTCTCGTCTGATCCATCACTTGAGAAGACATACACTGGGAATAAGCCTCATTCATCTGATCCATCACCTGAGAAGGACAAAAGCTTGGGAAAAGCTAGGTAG
- the LOC101299016 gene encoding magnesium transporter MRS2-1-like gives MDDIKERLLPPKVPKPASAINLRDSSFRSSAFGRQPFQGVDVLGLKKRGQGLRSWIRVDTSGNSQIIEVDKFTMMRRCDLPARDLRLLDPLFVYPSTILGREKAIVVNLEQIRCIITADEVLLLNSLDNYVLQYVVELQKRLTTSGVGDVWQSDGSDMSRRRGGRSFDNVFGSTSPDYLPFEFRALEVALEAACTFLDSQAAELEIEAYPLLDELTSKISTLNLERARRLKSRLLALTRRVQKVRDEIEQLMDDDGDMAEMYLTEKKSRMEATFYGDQSVMGYRSNDGVSLSAPVSPVSSPPDGRRLEKSLSIARSRHESMRSSESVTESIEELEMLLEAYFVVIDSTLNKLTSLKEYIDDTEDFINIQLDNVRNQLIQFELLLTTATFVVAIFGVVAGIFGMNFEIPLFDDPGAFKWVLVITGVTGICIFSAFVWFFKYRRLMPL, from the exons ATGGATGACATCAAAGAGCGGCTGCTTCCGCCAAAAGTTCCGAAACCTGCATCTGCTATTAATCTTCGAGATTCATCTTTTCGATCATCGGCCTTTGGGAGGCAACCTTTTCAAGGCGTGGATGTTCTGGGGCTGAAGAAGCGGGGCCAGGGCCTTCGGTCCTGGATTCGTGTTGATACATCTGGGAATTCTCAGATCATTGAGGTTGACAAGTTCACCATGATGCGACGTTGTGATTTACCTGCCCGTGATTTGCGCTTGCTTGATCCTCTATTTGTGTACCCCTCAACCATCCTTGGCAGAGAGAAGGCTATTGTAGTTAATCTGGAGCAGATCCGTTGTATTATCACGGCTGATGAGGTTCTGCTTTTGAATTCCCTTGATAACTATGTATTGCAGTATGTGGTGGAGCTACAGAAAAGATTGACAACAAGTGGTGTAGGTGATGTTTGGCAGTCTGATGGTTCTGACATGAGTAGGAGGAGGGGAGGTAGAAGTTTTGATAATGTGTTTGGGAGCACATCTCCTGACTATTTACCCTTTGAATTTAGGGCTTTAGAAGTTGCTCTGGAGGCTGCCTGTACATTCCTTGATTCTCAG GCAGCTGAACTGGAAATTGAAGCGTATCCATTACTTGATGAGCTTACGTCGAAAATCAGTACTCTGAACTTGGAACGTGCTCGACGATTGAAAAGCAGACTTCTTGCCTTGACTCGAAGAGTTCAGAAG GTTCGGGATGAAATAGAGCAGCTCATGGATGATGATGGAGATATGGCTGAGATGTATCTCACAGAGAAGAAAAGTCGTATGGAGGCAACATTTTATGGCGATCAATCTGTGATGGGGTATAGATCTAATGATGGTGTATCTCTTTCTGCTCCTGTTTCCCCTGTATCTTCACCTCCCGATGGTCGAAGACTTGAGAAAAGCTTGAGTATTGCAAGGAGTCGACATGAAAGCATGAGAAGTTCAGAAAGTGTTACAGAGAGTATAGAAGAGCTTGAGATGCTGCTGGAAGCATACTTTGTTGTCATTGATAGCACCCTGAATAAGCTGACTTCG TTGAAAGAATACATTGATGACACAGAAGATTTCATTAACATTCAGCTG GATAACGTACGTAATCAGCTGATTCAATTTGAGCTGCTACTAACAACTGCAACGTTTGTGGTTGCGATATTTGGAGTTGTAGCAGGAATCTTTGGCATGAACTTCGAAATCCCATTGTTTGATGACCCTGGCGCTTTTAAGTGGGTACTTGTAATCACAGGAGTAACTGGCATATGCATATTTTCTGCATTTGTGTGGTTCTTCAAGTATAGAAGACTCATGCCACTATAG
- the LOC101310823 gene encoding U-box domain-containing protein 35-like, which translates to MRGRGHVAEQHLKEQAVAVAIDKDKGSEYAIKWTINSLLTKGQALTLLHVRHPIYGQNASTENQKDHQSHELFISFRSFCAKKNIKCTEIVLEDNDIPNALIKYVKANSIEILVLGVPTKGGIFRFRLTDVPSSVVKMTPEFCSVYVITKGKISYMRCSTIAPPPPPPSSSNLQLQDHASNVSEASNSQFMRTQLPNIKASERMHYQSGNQHFDEIRSPFRRGRHSMDRSYDLSPDIDISIVSSERPSMDRMYPSFLDSMDSRRNSRHLNSSESEYGSSMSSHSRSTHFKEINFPKPEYSSSSSVDRGDSWLSQNNNNTLDDVELEMRRLRLELMQTTEMYNTTCKEARTAKHKENELNRCKIEEGQRLEEARLAEEFALVEREKTKCQAAIQAAASAKRLAELEAQMRWNHADNIARKESEEMKKTSEARAYDVRYRRYTIEDIEVATCNFLRARKIGEGGYGPVYKGELDHTQVAIKVLRPDAAQGRSQFQQEVEVLSCIRHPNMVLLLGACPEFGCLVYEYMGNGSLEDRLFCRGNTPVIPWQLRFRIAAEIATGLLFLHQAKPEPLVHRDLKPSNILLDNNYVSKISDLGLARLVPPSVADVVTQYHMTSTAGTFCYIDPEYQQTGMLGTKSDIYSLGVLLLQIITAKPPMGLTHQVERAIETGRILEMLDPAVHDWPVEEALKFAKLSLQCAEMRKKDRPDLGKVVLPVLNRLRAFAEDSLQRVIFGGGGVLPPNQNSNSASQDVISRPQSGYDSSRSRTSSMSSHPGRSS; encoded by the exons ATGAGAGGCAGAGGGCATGTCGCAGAACAACATTTGAAAGAACAGGCAGTGGCAGTGGCCATAGACAAGGACAAAGGAAGTGAATATGCAATTAAATGGACCATTAATAGTCTCTTAACCAAGGGGCAAGCTCTCACATTGCTCCATGTTAGACATCCAATTTATGGCCAAA ATGCGTCAACGGAGAATCAAAAGGATCATCAATCACATGAGTTATTCATTTCATTTCGTTCTTTTTGCGCAAAAAAGAAT ATAAAATGCACCGAAATTGTACTCGAGGACAATGACATACCAAACGCACTGATCAAGTATGTCAAAGCTAATTCAATTGAGATTTTGGTACTCGGTGTTCCAACAAAAGGTGGCATTTTCAG ATTCAGACTTACAGATGTACCGAGCAGTGTCGTAAAAATGACGCCAGAATTTTGTTCTGTTTATGTCATCACCAAAGGGAAGATCTCATACATGCGATGCTCCACTATAGCCCCGCCACCACCTCCTCCAAGTAGTAGTAATCTTCAACTGCAGGACCATGCAAGCAATGTTTCTGAAGCAAGTAATTCACAATTCATGCGCACCCAGTTGCCTAACATCAAAG CATCAGAGAGGATGCATTATCAATCGGGAAACCAACATTTTGATGAGATCAG GTCACCATTTAGAAGAGGAAGACATTCGATGGACAGATCATATGACCTCTCGCCCGATATTGATATATCAATTGTGAGTAGTGAAAGACCAAGTATGGATCGCATGTATCCCTCTTTCTTAGATAGTATGGATTCAAGAAGAAACTCTCGACATTTGAATAGCTCAGAATCAGAATACGGAAGCTCTATGTCATCCCACTCGAGAAGCACACATTTTAAGGAAATCAACTTTCCGAAACCTGAATACTCATCATCCTCGTCAGTTGATAGAGGGGATTCTTGGTTATCACAAAACAATAATAATACCTTG GATGATGTGGAGCTTGAGATGAGGAGGCTCAGGCTAGAGCTCATGCAAACAACGGAGATGTACAATACAACGTGTAAAGAAGCGCGGACAGCAAAGCATAAG GAAAATGAACTTAACCGATGCAAAATAGAAGAGGGACAAAGATTAGAAGAGGCGCGACTAGCCGAGGAATTTGCACTTGTAGAGAGGGAGAAAACAAAATGCCAGGCAGCGATTCAAGCTGCTGCATCAGCTAAAAGGCTTGCTGAACTGGAAGCACAAATGAGGTGGAATCATGCAGATAATATAGCCCGTAAAGAATCTGAAGAAATGAAGAAGACATCTGAAGCAAGGGCATACGATGTTAGGTACAGGAGGTACACGATTGAGGACATTGAAGTGGCAACATGTAATTTTTTGCGAGCTCGCAAGATTGGGGAAGGAGGCTATGGGCCAGTATACAAAGGTGAACTAGATCACACACAAGTTGCTATAAAAGTTCTACGTCCAGATGCAGCTCAAGGACGATCACAGTTCCAGCAAGAG GTTGAAGTATTGAGCTGCATACGACATCCAAACATGGTTCTCCTTCTTGGAGCTTGTCCAGAGTTTGGTTGTTTAGTCTATGAATACATGGGTAATGGGAGCTTGGAGGATCGTCTATTTTGCCGAGGTAACACCCCGGTTATCCCTTGGCAGCTAAGGTTTCGGATTGCCGCAGAAATTGCAACGGGGCTCTTATTCCTTCATCAAGCAAAGCCAGAACCCCTTGTGCACCGTGACCTAAAACCCAGCAACATATTGCTAGACAATAATTATGTGAGCAAGATTAGTGATTTAGGTCTGGCTAGACTTGTGCCTCCATCAGTGGCAGATGTTGTCACTCAGTATCACATGACATCAACAGCTGGAACATTTTGCTACATCGATCCAGAGTATCAGCAGACAGGCATGCTCGGAACAAAATCTGATATCTACTCATTGGGTGTGTTGCTTCTACAAATCATTACAGCTAAACCACCTATGGGTTTAACTCATCAAGTAGAGCGGGCTATCGAGACGGGAAGAATTCTTGAGATGCTTGATCCTGCTGTTCATGATTGGCCAGTTGAGGAAGCATTGAAGTTTGCCAAGCTTTCTTTACAGTGTGCTGAAATGAGGAAAAAAGACCGACCGGATCTTGGGAAGGTTGTGTTGCCTGTGCTTAACCGATTAAGAGCCTTCGCTGAAGATAGCTTGCAACGTGTTATATTTGGCGGAGGTGGAGTGCTCCCACCAAATCAAAACTCAAATTCTGCATCACAA GATGTCATAAGTCGACCACAGTCTGGATATGATAGCTCAAGGAGCCGTACTTCAAGCATGTCATCTCATCCTGGAAGAAGTAGCTAG